The Haploplasma axanthum region GCCAATGAATTTATAACTTCAACTATTAAATTAAAATATTTATCACTTTATATGAATGAACTTGGACATAAATTCTATTTACCAATTGAAGAAACTCCAAATCCAACATATTTTAAAGATGTTATAGAAGGACTAATAAACGACTTTCCAAAAAGAAAAGAGATTTATGAGTTTATAATTGAAAACGAAATCGAATCAAGAATTCCAAGTCATCCAATAACTTCATCAAGAATGAAATTCTTTGGTGTAAATACTCCTAAAATTGATTTTGATGATCGTTATTATGATAACGAAGTATTTATGATAATTAATCAAATGAATCAAATAGATGAAAATGAATTAGATAATTATCAAGAATATCGTGAAAATACATATTTAAGTCGTATAGAAACAATCAAAAAATATGAAGATAATCCGATTGATGATTTACAAGAACAACTTGAATACGGATTTGCTTTATTTCATGTCATGGAAATCGAAAAAGCTTTTTACTTTTTTAATAAGCTTATTGAAAAGTATCCTACTAGTTCACATGCGCACAATGCAATCGGAATGATTTATTTAAACTATTATTATAATCCAAAAGGTATTGAGCATATTTATAAATCTGCAGAACTTAATCGTAACTATGTTGATTCATTAGATGTAATTGGCGAGTTTTGTTTAAATATGGGATTAAAAGAAGAATTAGAAAAATTTAGAAATATACTTACAGATAAAATAATTTCTAATATTGCTGAATACGACAATATTGGCGACATTAATCCATCAACAAGACTATTTCCTGCAACACTTGAAAAAGAAAAATTGAATGAAATTATTGATTATATTAAGAATCAAGATTTCGCAACTGAAGTTTTCATTGTTAGAAAAAATATTACAGATGACTTTTATGCACACTTAGTATGTATAGTGGCTAATGAAGCTAATGGGTTTGATTTTAATACTGCAATGAACAATATTTTTAATCATTTAGATATAAGAGAAGAGCAGTTTGCTTTAATCCATGTTAATAATCAAATATTATACAAGAAACTAAAGAAAGTAAGTAATCCATATATATTAAATAAGTAAAAAAGAGGGTGTAATTTTTGCAAAAGAAAAGTATTTTCGAGAAAATAATGTTGCTAATATTATTTTTACTAGCAAGTCCTTTTATTATTGCAATTTTCACAGTTTTTTTTGTGGTCTATCTAATAGTTTGTCCAGTTGAAATATTAATATATAAAAGATCAAATTATTACAAGGATTTACAAGAAAAATATTATCTTTTTATTACAAGAAACAATAATTATTTGTTATATAATAAGCTTAGAAAAGAAGCAATTCCTACAAAGATTACAATCAATAATGAGACCTATGAATCATATAAATCAAAAGATATGTTTTTGATCTTTGTTGAATATAAAGTTGAGTTTAGTATTAACAATTTATTAGTTAATAGTAATAATAATAATTCTATATTAAGATTTGATAATTTAAATTATGTATATGTAATAAAAAGAAATATGTTTGTTAAAAACGATGATTATAAAATAGCAAAAACAATTAAAAATATTATAATTTATGAATAGGATAAACTCCTATTCTTTTCTTTTTTAGTCATAAAATACTATTTTAGTGGAATTTTTAAAGAAATAGTATTATCATATATAGCGCTGTAGTATGATATAATAACAAAAAAGAGGTGTTAAAAGTGAAAAAATTTAATCAAAATATAATTCAAAATATTTATGTACTACTTTTAATTACAGTACTAACACTATTCTTTTTTATATTTATAAGAAAATCAATTAATGAAGATGCTAGAATAATGGCACAAAATAATAATAATGGCGTAGCAACACTACTTAATAAGACTTTTGAAACAGATTACGAGTTATTTGTAAACAATGGCTTTAAAAATGAAAATATTTTTGATTTAACAGAACAAAATCTAATTATAGATGTAGATACTTTAAAACAATGGCAAATTACATCGTTAGATAAAATAATAAGTAATTCAGATGATTCTTTGAAAAAAGTTGTTTTCTATAAAGAAAATCAATTAGGAGTGAAGCTAATAAATGAATATGAATATCTATTTAACGATAATAGCAATATAGACTATTTAATAATTGATCAACAAGGAATAATAAAATATAGCACAAATAATAAATATCAAGGTAAGATTCAAAATAATATAAAACCTGTAAGATGGTTAGATGATAATTTAAGTAGAAATAGTTACTCAAGTATTAAGTCTAATGATATGTTTATTAGTTACATGAAAATAGATAACGGTTTTATATTATTTCAATTAGCTAATTCAAGAGTATTTATTAATCAAAACCAAAATCTAGTTTATGCAATTATCATATTTATGTTTTTGATGATATTCATTGTTGTAACATACTATTTGATATTAAAAAAGAATTTTAATGAACGAGTGAAGAAATTAGACCAATTAGTATTTTCAAAATATGATTACTTTTATATTGCTGTTCTAAATTTAAAAGGTAAAATAATAAGAACTAATACAATGTTTAAAGATGAGTTCTTAAAAGATAAAAAATTTGAAACAATATTTGAATTAGATAAATTTAATATTAAAGATTCAAATGATTTAAAAGATAATAGCAAAATTTATTTTAGATTAAATAATAAAAGATTTAGTTTTAAAATTTTTAGAAAAGAAAATACATATTCAGTAGTTGGAGAAGTATATAACGAACAACTAGAAAAGTATCAAAAGCTTGCTTATTCAAATTCGATAAGTGGTGTTGGTAATTTATTTGCCTTTACTGAATATGTTAATAATACTAAAAATGATAAGGAATCTACTTATGTTATAGTTGATATTAAAGATTTTAACAAAATAATGCAATTTAAAGGTTATTCAGCATCTGTAAAAATTATTAAAAAAATAACTGATATTTTTGATCAAAATAAAAAAGAAGGTATAAAACTTTTTCATGTTAAAATTGATACTTTTATTTTAGTTATTGATGGACATATTGATGAGAGATGGGTTACAAGAAGAATCAAGAAATATGAAAGTATAAGTTTGAATGAAAATGAAACAGTAATGCTTGAATATAAAACCGGAATTGTTCATTCTACTTATGTAGTTGGAAGTGATGGAGAAAAAATATATGATACATTATTAATCACATTGACTCGTGCTAAAAAATCATCAATATACGATATTATTACTTATGATGATAACTTGAAATTATTTTTAACTAATCGTGAAATAATGTTAAAAGATTTGAATAATGCACTGGTAAATGATGAATTCATTATCTTTCTTCAACCTAAATTAGATTTAAGAGATAAAAGAATCAAATCTTTTGAAGCTCTACTAAGATGGAATAATCCAAAATATTTAAAAAGATCACCTGAAGAATATATAACATTAGCCGAAGAGAGTGATTTAATAGTAAAAATTGGAGATATAGTTATTGAAAAAACTTTTGAAATCTTAAAGGATTATAAGAATAAAAATATTAATATCGCTATAAACATATCACCTAAGCAAATAATTGAACAAGGGTTTGTTAATAAACTCATCCTTGCAGCAAGAAAAAATGAGATTGAACCTTCACAAATTTCAATTGAAGTTACTGAAACAATTTTAGTAGAAACATTTGATATAGTTATTGAAAAAATAAAAAGCCTAAAGAAAGCTGGATTTAGTATCCATTTAGATGATTTTGGTACAGGGTATAGTTCTCTTAAGTACTTAAAAGATTTGCCAATTGATGTTATAAAGATTGATAAACAGTTTATTAAAGATATGAGTGATGATCTTAAATCTGAAGCAATTGTTAAAACTATGATACAATTAACTCATGAATTAGGTTTAACAGTTGTTGCTGAAGGTATTGAAAATAAGCAAGAATTAGAAAAATTAAAAATTCTTGGATGTGATTATATTCAAGGTTATTTAATAAGTAAACCGGTAATTGCTAAAGAAGCATTATTGAAATACAATAAAACAATTAAGTTTTAGGGGGAATAATATGCCAGAATTAATCCAAGTTATTGCAATAGCACTAGCAACAATCTTAATGATTTTTTTGAGTTTTATTTTTGTGAAATTACTCAAGAAAGAAAAAGATAAAGAAATTGAAGATAGGATAATTTTTAGTAATGAATCATTAGATTATGAAATTTTCATGAAACTAATTAATCGAAAAGTTTATGAAAATAAAGGTCAAAATTTCTTTACTATTTTTTGGATTAATATTAATCGTTTCTTTGTAGTTGAAGAAACATATAATAAAGAAGATGTTGAAAATATAATTAAACAAATTCATTATCATTTGAAGGAAATTCTTCCAAAAACAGCTAAAATTGCTTATGGTAAATATCCTGGTACTATACTTGTATATCTACCAAAAATTTATCAAGAAAATGAAACGAATATATTAGCTAAAAAAATAAAAAGCACTGCGGAATTAAAAATTAAAGTTTTTGAAGATATTTATTTTGAAACATCGGCAACAATAGCGTATGTTAAATACCCACTTAATGGGCAAACTAGTGAAAGACTAATTGAGAGTTTAAGTATGGCGGCATATTTAAGTGAAAAACTTGGTGGCACTGGAATAACAGGCTATAGCAATGAAATGGAAAAAGACCGAAAATTCCTTGATTTCTATTTTGAAGTTAAAAGAGCAATCCAAAGAAAAGAATTTACATTGTATTATCAGCCGATTATAGATGTTAAAAATAGTGAAATATACGGATATGAATCACTTGTTAGATGGAATCATCCTGATAAGGGAACTTTATCACCAAAAGAGTTTATGCCTCTAATGGAACAATCAGGTGATATCAATTGGATTAGTATATGGGGGTTAGAAACAGTGATTAAAACTAATTTCGATCTTAAAACAGAAATCCCTAACAACTATTCATGGCATATAAATATTAGTCATCGTCAGTTATTAAATAATAAATTAGTTAATGAATATCAAAATACAATTACTAAATATCGAATAGAAGCGCGTAAAATAGTTTTAGAGATTGCAGATTTTCAAGATATGTTTGAACATGAAGATGCATTAAGAACAATTCTTAAATTAAAAAATATTGGTTTTAGAATTGCAGTATCTGTTGATAAGGTAGATTATCAAATGCTTACTAAAATTGAACAATATAAGATTGATATGATTAAACTTAATGTTAAAATGCTTAAAGATGATTATGTTACAACTCAAAAATATGTTGAGGTAATATCAGAATTAACAAATAAAAATAATATGAAAGTTATTATTGAATCAGTTGAAGAAAAAATTGATGAAGATCAAATCAATAAGTACAAATTTAGATATGGACAAGGTTTTTATTATTCAAAACCACTTAAAAAAGATGAAATTAGCACTTTTTCGTTAAAAAATAAGTAAAAAAGTATTATTCGAGATAAATATTTGTCAATATCTTTTGAAAATGTCCTAAAAAAATAAGATCATTAACGTGATTTATACATTGCTCTTTCTATCATCCGATTATAAGAATCACTTTTCCATGGATGACTATTAGGGACAGTGTATTTTTTCTTTTCTTTTTCAACACCAAGATCGAAATCTTTAGAATGACTTTCGTGAGATTCTAATTCAATTAATTTATAGTAATCACTGTTAATTAAACAATATAATTTATTATCAAATGATTTGATAACTATAGCTTTTGTACGATGTTTAAAGTTCATTAAGTTACCATTTTTATTATAGGCTTGGAAATACTTGTTTTGATACTTTAAAGCAGAGCCACGGTCAAATACACGGCTAGATATAACAGCTAAAATTAAGTTTAAATCAGTATCACTATTAATCTTTTCGTAAACTTGTGGTATATTATCATTAATGAGAGAGAATTGTTTATTAAACTTATCAAGATATGATTGTAGGAACTCATTTGCTTGAACGATGGTCTTAATATTATTAATTCGTAACTCATTTATTAATCTGGATTGTAACGTTCCAAATAAACGTTCAATTCGCCCCTTAGCTTGAGGAATAGAAGTAACATTTAAAGTTATGCCCAGCTGCTCGCAGGCATAACCAAATTGTGTTAATGTACTATACTCGGGCTTAGGGTTTTTTAATGATTTATAGTCGAAGATTGTTCTTCTGTCAGTTAGAAACTCATTAGGTATCCCATGATTCTCTAATGTTTGCTTTAAAACGTTGTAATAGCCAATTAGAGTCTCTTGATGATCAAAATATGCACCAACTAACATTCCTGTAGCATCGTCTATTGCTGCATGAAGATGAGTTTTTTTATCTCCAAACCATAAATGTTCTGATGCGTCCATTTGTAATAACTCGCCACCATATTTTTTTCTTGGAAGTCTTGCGTGATTATCTTTAGGATCTAAAATGTTATTATCAATGATAAGATTCTTTTCTTGAATAGATAAGGATTCGTTTAAATCTATTTTTGTTTGAATTCTATCACGGTATTTCCTCTTAGTAATTCTTTCAGCTTTTGGTGATAAAATAAGATTTTCATCTAAGAGATTGTATAGAGAATTATATGATATTTTAATTTTCTCATTTTCCAGAAGCATTTCTTTAAAATGTTTAAAGTTGAAATTGTAGTATTTATTATTATATAAATTTAAAATTTTATTTTTGATTTCAACTTTAATTATAAGGTGAGGAGACTTCTTTCTATTACCATGAATAAAACCTTCCTTACCTTGTTCATTATATTTGATAATTAATCTATTAACTTGTCTAAGTGATATACCTAGTTTATTAGCAGCATTAAGTTTATTACCGTTATTTGTTACTAAGTTTTTTATTGTTTCATACTTCATTTGTTCCATTGGTTTTAGTTCTACCTTTCTCATTAAGTACCTCCATTATATTAAGTACTTAATATTGTATTATAGTTTCTAATGTTTGGGACATTATTAAAAGATACTACTTAAGACATTATCATAAGATAACCACAAAAAAAGTATTATTCGAGATAAATATTTTGACAAATATAAAACTGTTTGATAAAATATATGAGCATCGAAAGAATGTAAAAGGCAAACCAAGGGTAACCTTGGGACGCAAAGCTATAGGGTCCTAAAATTGGATAGCCAGTTGTCATTATGACAATTGGCTTTTTTTGTCAATTTAGGAGGTGATTTGGATGCGGTTATCTGAAATATGGAATAAAAAAGGAACTAAAAAACTCAGTTTATTAAAAGTATTAGCACCTGTTGCGTTACTAACATTTACAATTGTATTTCTAACATTTTATGGTGTTAATACTGGTAATTTCTCAATTGGAGTAAGTAGTAATGCTTATGATAGAAATATTTCGATTTCAATCACTCCAGACTCAAATGAAAACAAAAAAACAATTTACGTTAATTCTAGAAACTTGTTACCAATTAATTTGTTAACAGTCGAGTCACAACTTGATGAAATAACAACAACAGATGGTGAATACAAAGGTAAGTACTCAAGAAATATTGTTGCATATAGTTTTTATATTAAAAATGAATCATCAAGTTTATCGTTTGATCTTGCTTATTCAATTCTACTAAGAGATATAAAAAAATATCAAGATGAGATTAGGTATATAAAAATTATGGTGATTAGCGATGATGAGAAAACAATATACCAAAGTAGCTTGAGTGAAAAGAAATATCAAGATGATTATAGTTATTATGATTTTGATGAAAATGCTAAAGAAATTGTTGTTGGAAAGCCTAAAATAATTAGTGCGAGATCAGAAAGAAAATATACAATTTTGTTTTGGTATGATGGCGATGAGATGGTAAATGCTAACATTAATAAAAATGATATTCTTGAAAGTTTAAAGTTTCAAATAAACTTTGAAATAGTGGATTAAAACTATGAAGAAAATAAGAATATTGACTTTAACATTAATTATCACATTGTTTACATTCTCAGTTGGTGCAGTAGCGTGGCTACAGATTAGTAACATTAATATTGTTGAAGGAATTAACTTGAATGCTGGTAGTGGTGATTTACTTGATATATCACTTGATGGAATTAACTATGCAAAAAGATTAGATGAAACATTGATTAAAGAAAAGTTAAGAAGATTAAGATTCTCAGATGTAACAACAACTGACGGAATAAACTTCTTTCAAGGTCCTAACAATGAAACAAGAATAGCAAGACCTAATATTGATTACTTAACATTTGATATCTGGTTTAGAGTTACTCTAGAAGATAATACAAATGAAAATGAAGTCTTTGATAAAATATTTTTAACTAATCGAAAAGAAGTAAAATACGATGAAACAAATAATGTTAAAGGAACTTATGTAACATCGGAAGGAAAAAGTTGGAAAGCAGATTTAGAATTCAATGATGGAAATAAGATCATAAAAAAAGGCGAAACCAACAATTATTATGCAAAAGATGCAATAAGAATTGGATTTGCTAGTGATGAAAATCAATTTATTTATGATATTAGTGAAAATGAAGAACGTGGTTTTGGAATGGAGTTTGGAGCATTTGATTACTATAATCAAAAAAATCCTTTAAATAAATTAAAAGTTCCAGAAAAAAAACCAGAAACAATCTATGAACTTTCAAAAGAAAGTGGAGCAGTAGGTTTTATGAATAATGATAATTCCCTAATAGTTTCACTAAAGAAAGAGGACAAACATTATTATGGTAAAGCTAAATTAAATATTTGGCTTGAAGGATGGGATCCAGATAGTATTGAAGCAATACTAAACGATCACATATTAATTCAGCTAGAATTTATAGCTGCAAAATTATAAAAGTTATTTAGTCAGCATATGCTGAAAATGTAAAAAGGAGAAAAAGAAAATGAAATTTACAAAGAAAATGGTTTTATCAGTATTAACATTAGTTATTACAGTGTTTGCATTAGGTACTGGGGTATTTGCATGGTTTACAATCAACAATACAACTAGTGTCTCAGATTTAAGTGGAACAGTACAATCAGGTACAGGTGGATTTTTAATTTCAACTAATGGAGAAGATTGGAATACAGCTCTTGATTTAAGTGGTATTACAGTTAAAGGTGATAGTTTTACTGACTTAACATCTGAAGATGGAAAAACATTTAAAAGTCTAAATAATGATTCAGTGGCAACTGGATATATTGAATTTGACTTACATTTCTTAATTGGTACTACATTTAATAGAATTAATTTATCAGATTTAACAGTATCAAGTGAAGAAACATCATGGAAATCAGATGTAGAAGTTACACTTGATAAAAAATACAATGTTGGTGATGCAATAAAAAATTATGCTTCAAATGCTGCAAGAATTTCAATTGAAAATCAAAAAAATGATGTTACTGTTTTTGAACAAAGTCAAACTGCTGTTGGAAATACAAGTGGTGTAGCAACTGAAACAAATAACTATGCATTTATTTATTATAATGCTTTAGCTACAAAGACTGGTAAAACAGCACT contains the following coding sequences:
- a CDS encoding M48 family metalloprotease gives rise to the protein MSKITKTIFSMIISVVVIVLLGYLIRNIKYNYLETTQITSGLITLCFIVVGCISYPITKAKYTQKKLNKIFEKAKEKNEKLKNNREKTQRKTTRLYFFTLGYYVLVTLTLIVFGASSVAILAISESNILDYLVYVILGIFMLSSIISQLFTTEKVDLLALYLDKEKYIVLYDMLETIKEELNINEEVYLYSDASLGARIITYGDKHHIVLGVLMLELLDQQELKSVLCHELAHILNKDNKKNYKRNKFIKTIYMDEGDFRLSAFSFMFFNGLLNALLVNFRVNKMIQSKQVEIYADGIVKNNDLANEFITSTIKLKYLSLYMNELGHKFYLPIEETPNPTYFKDVIEGLINDFPKRKEIYEFIIENEIESRIPSHPITSSRMKFFGVNTPKIDFDDRYYDNEVFMIINQMNQIDENELDNYQEYRENTYLSRIETIKKYEDNPIDDLQEQLEYGFALFHVMEIEKAFYFFNKLIEKYPTSSHAHNAIGMIYLNYYYNPKGIEHIYKSAELNRNYVDSLDVIGEFCLNMGLKEELEKFRNILTDKIISNIAEYDNIGDINPSTRLFPATLEKEKLNEIIDYIKNQDFATEVFIVRKNITDDFYAHLVCIVANEANGFDFNTAMNNIFNHLDIREEQFALIHVNNQILYKKLKKVSNPYILNK
- a CDS encoding EAL domain-containing protein, encoding MKKFNQNIIQNIYVLLLITVLTLFFFIFIRKSINEDARIMAQNNNNGVATLLNKTFETDYELFVNNGFKNENIFDLTEQNLIIDVDTLKQWQITSLDKIISNSDDSLKKVVFYKENQLGVKLINEYEYLFNDNSNIDYLIIDQQGIIKYSTNNKYQGKIQNNIKPVRWLDDNLSRNSYSSIKSNDMFISYMKIDNGFILFQLANSRVFINQNQNLVYAIIIFMFLMIFIVVTYYLILKKNFNERVKKLDQLVFSKYDYFYIAVLNLKGKIIRTNTMFKDEFLKDKKFETIFELDKFNIKDSNDLKDNSKIYFRLNNKRFSFKIFRKENTYSVVGEVYNEQLEKYQKLAYSNSISGVGNLFAFTEYVNNTKNDKESTYVIVDIKDFNKIMQFKGYSASVKIIKKITDIFDQNKKEGIKLFHVKIDTFILVIDGHIDERWVTRRIKKYESISLNENETVMLEYKTGIVHSTYVVGSDGEKIYDTLLITLTRAKKSSIYDIITYDDNLKLFLTNREIMLKDLNNALVNDEFIIFLQPKLDLRDKRIKSFEALLRWNNPKYLKRSPEEYITLAEESDLIVKIGDIVIEKTFEILKDYKNKNINIAINISPKQIIEQGFVNKLILAARKNEIEPSQISIEVTETILVETFDIVIEKIKSLKKAGFSIHLDDFGTGYSSLKYLKDLPIDVIKIDKQFIKDMSDDLKSEAIVKTMIQLTHELGLTVVAEGIENKQELEKLKILGCDYIQGYLISKPVIAKEALLKYNKTIKF
- a CDS encoding EAL domain-containing protein produces the protein MPELIQVIAIALATILMIFLSFIFVKLLKKEKDKEIEDRIIFSNESLDYEIFMKLINRKVYENKGQNFFTIFWININRFFVVEETYNKEDVENIIKQIHYHLKEILPKTAKIAYGKYPGTILVYLPKIYQENETNILAKKIKSTAELKIKVFEDIYFETSATIAYVKYPLNGQTSERLIESLSMAAYLSEKLGGTGITGYSNEMEKDRKFLDFYFEVKRAIQRKEFTLYYQPIIDVKNSEIYGYESLVRWNHPDKGTLSPKEFMPLMEQSGDINWISIWGLETVIKTNFDLKTEIPNNYSWHINISHRQLLNNKLVNEYQNTITKYRIEARKIVLEIADFQDMFEHEDALRTILKLKNIGFRIAVSVDKVDYQMLTKIEQYKIDMIKLNVKMLKDDYVTTQKYVEVISELTNKNNMKVIIESVEEKIDEDQINKYKFRYGQGFYYSKPLKKDEISTFSLKNK
- a CDS encoding ISNCY family transposase, translating into MRKVELKPMEQMKYETIKNLVTNNGNKLNAANKLGISLRQVNRLIIKYNEQGKEGFIHGNRKKSPHLIIKVEIKNKILNLYNNKYYNFNFKHFKEMLLENEKIKISYNSLYNLLDENLILSPKAERITKRKYRDRIQTKIDLNESLSIQEKNLIIDNNILDPKDNHARLPRKKYGGELLQMDASEHLWFGDKKTHLHAAIDDATGMLVGAYFDHQETLIGYYNVLKQTLENHGIPNEFLTDRRTIFDYKSLKNPKPEYSTLTQFGYACEQLGITLNVTSIPQAKGRIERLFGTLQSRLINELRINNIKTIVQANEFLQSYLDKFNKQFSLINDNIPQVYEKINSDTDLNLILAVISSRVFDRGSALKYQNKYFQAYNKNGNLMNFKHRTKAIVIKSFDNKLYCLINSDYYKLIELESHESHSKDFDLGVEKEKKKYTVPNSHPWKSDSYNRMIERAMYKSR